The Papaver somniferum cultivar HN1 chromosome 3, ASM357369v1, whole genome shotgun sequence genome includes a region encoding these proteins:
- the LOC113358753 gene encoding pyruvate decarboxylase 1-like: protein MDFKVGALEACKPTNGVVGCPPNSSHVSTVQNTTPIGSAEATLGRHLARRLVQVGVNDVFAVPGDFNLTLLDDLIAEPGLKLVGCCNELNAGYAADGYARSRGVGACAVTFTVGGLSILNAIAGAYSENLPIICIVGGPNSNDYGTSRILHHTIGIPDFSQELRCFQPVTCYQVLVNNLEDAHEQIDTAISTALKESKPVYISISCNLSAVPHPTFKREPVPFCIAPKLSNSMGLEAAVEAAAEFLNKAVKPVMVAGPKLRVAKACNAFLELADACGYPVAVMPSAKGLMKETHPHFIGTYWGAVSTAFCAEIVESADAYIFAGPIFNDYSSVGYSLLLKKEKAIIVQPDRVVIANGPAFGCISMKDFLPALVKKLKRNTTAYENYHRIYVPQGVPLQCDPKEPLRVNILFQHIQAMLSGDSAVIAETGDSWFNCQKLKLPDGCGYEFQMQYGSIGWSVGATLGYAQAAKDKRVIACIGDGSFQVTAQDVSTMLRCQQNPIIFLINNGGYTIEVEIHDGPYNVIKNWNYTALVDAIHNGDGKCWATKVQCEEELVEAIQTATEVKKDCLCFIEIIVHKDDTSKELLEWGSRVSSANSRPPNPQ from the exons ATGGATTTCAAAGTTGGTGCTCTTGAAGCTTGCAAACCAACAAATGGTGTTGTGGGTTGTCCACCAAACTCATCTCATGTCTCAACAGTgcaaaacacaacaccaatcggTTCAGCAGAAGCAACGCTAGGGCGCCATTTGGCTAGACGTTTAGTACAAGTTGGTGTTAATGATGTTTTTGCTGTTCCCGGTGATTTCAACTTAACATTACTTGATGATCTTATTGCTGAACCAGGTCTTAAATTGGTTGGTTGCTGTAATGAACTTAATGCTGGGTATGCTGCTGATGGTTATGCTCGGTCTCGCGGTGTTGGTGCTTGTGCTGTTACTTTTACTGTTGGTGGTTTGAGTATTCTTAATGCTATTGCTGGTGCTTATAGTGAGAACTTGCCAATAATTTGTATTGTTGGTGGTCCTAATTCTAATGATTATGGCACTAGTAGAATTCTTCATCATACTATCGGAATACCGGATTTCAGTCAAGAACTTCGTTGTTTTCAGCCTGTTACTTGTTATCAGGTCCTTGTTAACAACTTGGAAGATGCACATGAACAAATTGATACTGCGATTTCAACAGCTTTGAAGGAAAGCAAACCTGTTTATATCAGCATCAGTTGTAATTTGTCTGCGGTTCCGCACCCTACTTTCAAGCGAGAGCCTGTTCCATTCTGCATTGCACCCAA GTTGAGTAATAGTATGGGCTTAGAAGCAGCAGTAGAAGCTGCAGCAGAGTTTTTGAACAAGGCAGTAAAACCAGTGATGGTGGCAGGACCAAAACTTAGGGTGGCCAAGGCTTGCAATGCATTTCTTGAATTGGCAGATGCTTGTGGTTATCCAGTTGCAGTGATGCCTTCGGCGAAAGGACTAATGAAAGAGACTCATCCACATTTCATTGGGACTTACTGGGGTGCAGTGAGCACAGCTTTCTGTGCTGAAATCGTTGAATCAGCTGATGCTTACATATTTGCAGGACCAATCTTTAATGACTACAGTTCTGTGGGTTACTCCCTACTTCTCAAGAAAGAAAAGGCGATCATTGTGCAACCTGACCGGGTTGTCATTGCTAATGGACCTGCATTTGGATGTATTTCAATGAAAGATTTCTTACCAGCCTTGGTGAAGAAACTTAAGCGAAACACGACTGCTTATGAGAATTACCACAGGATTTATGTCCCCCAAGGGGTTCCTTTACAGTGTGATCCAAAAGAGCCTTTGAGAGTCAACATCCTGTTCCAACACATTCAAGCGATGCTATCAGGTGACAGTGCTGTAATTGCTGAAACTGGTGATTCCTGGTTTAACTGTCAAAAATTGAAACTACCCGATGGTTGCGG GTATGAGTTCCAAATGCAGTATGGATCAATTGGTTGGTCAGTTGGTGCAACACTTGGGTATGCACAGGCTGCGAAAGATAAACGAGTGATTGCTTGTATTGGTGATGGAAGTTTCCAGGTAACTGCACAAGATGTATCGACAATGTTAAGGTGTCAGCAGAACCCCATCATCTTCCTTATAAATAACGGCGGATACACCATAGAAGTTGAAATCCATGACGGACCTTACAATGTCATCAAGAACTGGAACTACACTGCACTGGTTGATGCTATCCATAATGGCGATGGCAAATGCTGGGCCACCAAGGTTCAATGCGAGGAAGAGCTGGTGGAAGCGATTCAAACTGCGACTGAAGTTAAGAAGGATTGCTTGTGTTTCATAGAGATTATAGTCCACAAGGATGATACAAGCAAAGAGTTGCTTGAATGGGGATCACGGGTTTCTTCTGCAAACAGCCGTCCACCAAATCCCCAGTAA